Proteins encoded within one genomic window of Felis catus isolate Fca126 chromosome C1, F.catus_Fca126_mat1.0, whole genome shotgun sequence:
- the HCRTR1 gene encoding orexin receptor type 1, with protein MEPSATPGAQTGTPTGGGEPSPSPVPPDYEDEFLRYLWRDYLYPKQYEWVLIAAYVAVFLVALVGNTLVCLAVWRNHHMRTVTNYFIVNLSLADVLVTAICLPASLLVDITESWLFGHALCKVIPYLQAVSVSVAVLTLSFIALDRWYAICHPLLFKSTARRARGSILGIWAVSLAVMVPQAAVMECRSVLPELANRTRLFSVCDEHWADDLYPKIYHSCFFIVTYLAPLGLMAMAYFQIFRKLWGRQIPGTTSALVRNWKRPSDQSEDQGQGPSTEPQPRARAFLAEVKQVRARRKTAKMLMVVLLVFALCYLPISVLNVLKRVFGMFRQASDREAVYACFTFSHWLVYANSAANPIIYNFLSGKFREQFKAAFSCCLPGLGPCGSPKAPSPRSSASHKSFSLHSRCSVSKVPEHVVLTSVTTVLP; from the exons ATGGAGCCCTCAGCCACCCCAGGGGCCCAGACGGGGACCCCCACTGGTGGTGGGGAACCATCACCGTCACCGGTGCCTCCTGACTACGAAGACGAGTTCCTGCGCTATCTGTGGCGCGATTATCTGTACCCGAAGCAGTACGAGTGGGTCCTCATCGCTGCCTACGTGGCTGTGTTCCTTGTGGCCCTGGTGGGCAACACGCTGG TCTGCCTGGCCGTGTGGAGGAACCACCACATGAGGACGGTCACCAACTACTTCATTGTCAACCTGTCCCTGGCTGACGTGCTGGTGACAGCCATCTGCCTGCCAGCCAGCCTGCTGGTGGACATCACTGAGTCCTGGCTCTTCGGTCATGCCCTCTGCAAGGTCATCCCCTATCTCCAG GCCGTGTCTGTGTCTGTGGCAGTGCTGACTCTCAGCTTCATCGCCCTGGACCGCTGGTATGCCATCTGCCACCCGCTGTTGTTCAAGAGCACCGCCCGGCGTGCCCGTGGCTCCATCCTGGGTATCTGGGCTGTGTCACTGGCTGTCATGGTGCCCCAGGCCGCCGTCATGGAATGCCGCAGCGTGCTCCCCGAGCTAGCCAACCGCACCCGGCTCTTCTCGGTCTGTGATGAACACTGGGCAG ATGACCTCTATCCCAAGATCTACCACAGTTGCTTCTTCATTGTCACCTACCTGGCCCCGCTGGGCCTCATGGCCATGGCCTATTTCCAGATCTTCCGCAAGCTCTGGGGCCGCCAG ATCCCTGGCACCACCTCGGCCCTGGTGAGGAACTGGAAGCGGCCCTCAGACCAGTCGGAGGACCAGGGACAgggccccagcacagagccccagcctCGGGCCCGGGCCTTCCTGGCCGAGGTGAAGCAGGTGCGAGCTCGCAGGAAGACGGCCAAGATGCTGATGGTGGTGCTGTTGGTGTTTGCCCTCTGCTACCTGCCCATCAGTGTCCTCAATGTCCTCAAGAG GGTGTTTGGGATGTTCCGCCAAGCCAGTGACCGAGAGGCCGTCTACGCCTGCTTCACCTTCTCCCACTGGCTGGTCTATGCCAACAGCGCAGCCAATCCCATCATCTACAACTTCCTCAGTG GCAAATTCCGGGAGCAGTTTAAGGCCGCCTTCTCCTGCTGCCTGCCTGGCCTGGGTCCCTGCGGCTCTCCGAAGGCCCCCAGCCCCCGCTCCTCTGCCAGCCACAAGTCCTTTTCCTTGCACAGCCGGTGCTCCGTCTCCAAAGTCCCTGAGCACGTGGTGCTCACCAGTGTCACCACGGTGCTGCCCTGA